One part of the Lotus japonicus ecotype B-129 chromosome 2, LjGifu_v1.2 genome encodes these proteins:
- the LOC130738788 gene encoding probable auxin efflux carrier component 1c has translation MITLTDFYHVMTAMVPLYVAMILAYGSVKWWKIFSPDQCSGINRFVALFAVPLLSFHFIASNNPYKMNIRFLAADTLQKIIILIILAIWSNVSKKGCLEWTITLFSLSTLPNTLVMGIPLLKGMYGEFSGSLMVQIVVLQCIIWYTLMLFMFEFRGARMLISEQFPDTAASIVSIHVDSDVMSLDGRQVLETEAEIKEDGKLHVTVRKSNASRSDIFSRRSHGLSSTTPRPSNLTNAEIYSLQSSRNPTPRGSSFNHTDFYSMMAGGRNSNFGANDVYGLSASRGPTPRPSNYDEDGSAAAAAGANKPKFHHGSGGGTGHYPAPNPGMFSPKTVAANANSKRPNGQAQQKPEDGKDLHMFVWSSSASPVSDVFGGHEFGAHDQKEVKLNVSPGKVEGHRDTQEDYLEKDEFSFGNRGVDREMNQLEGEKVGDGKSKTMPPASVMTRLILIMVWRKLIRNPNTYSSLIGLIWSLVSFRWNIEMPAIIAKSISILSDAGLGMAMFSLGLFMALQPRIIACGNSIATFAMAVRFLTGPAVMAAASIAVGLKGTLLHVAIVQAALPQGIVPFVFAKEYNVHPDILSTAVIFGMLIALPITLVYYILLGL, from the exons ATGATCACTTTAACAGACTTCTACCATGTTATGACAGCAATGGTGCCACTCTATGTGGCCATGATCTTAGCCTATGGCTCAGTGaaatggtggaaaatctttTCCCCTGACCAATGCTCTGGCATCAACCGTTTTGTTGCTCTGTTTGCAGTTCCACTCCTTTCTTTCCACTTCATAGCCTCCAACAACCCTTACAAGATGAACATTCGATTCCTAGCTGCTGATACCCTTCAAAAGATCATAATCTTGATCATTCTAGCAATATGGAGCAACGTCTCCAAAAAGGGTTGTTTGGAATGGACCATTACTCTGTTTTCCCTTTCCACACTCCCAAACACTCTGGTTATGGGTATCCCTCTGCTCAAAGGGATGTATGGTGAGTTCTCAGGGAGTTTAATGGTGCAGATTGTGGTCCTTCAGTGCATCATTTGGTACACTTTGATGCTCTTCATGTTTGAGTTCAGAGGAGCTAGAATGTTAATCTCTGAGCAGTTTCCTGACACTGCTGCTTCCATTGTCTCCATCCATGTTGATTCTGATGTCATGTCACTGGATGGAAGACAAGTTTTGGAGACTGAAGCTGAGATTAAAGAAGATGGGAAGCTTCATGTGACTGTGAGGAAATCCAATGCTTCAAGATCAGATATTTTCTCAAGAAGGTCTCATGGTCTTTCTTCCACAACTCCTCGCCCTTCAAATCTCACCAATGCTGAGATATACTCTTTGCAATCCTCTAGAAACCCAACACCAAGAGGTTCCAGTTTCAACCATACAGATTTTTACTCCATGATGGCTGGTGGGAGAAACTCCAACTttggtgccaatgatgtttatgGTCTCTCAGCTTCAAGAGGACCAACTCCAAGGCCTTCTAACTATGATGAAGATGgttctgctgctgctgctgctggtgCAAATAAGCCAAAGTTTCATCATGGTTCTGGTGGTGGAACTGGTCACTACCCTGCACCAAACCCAGGAATGTTCTCTCCCAAAACTGTTGCTGCTAATGCTAACTCCAAGAGGCCTAATGGTCAAGCTCAGCAGAAACCAGAAGATGGGAAGGATCTTCACATGTTTGTTTGGAGTTCAAGTGCTTCACCAGTTTCTGATGTGTTTGGTGGGCATGAATTTGGTGCTCATGATCAGAAAGAAGTCAAATTGAATGTTTCTCCAGGaaaag TGGAGGGTCACAGAGACACTCAAGAGGACTACCTAGAGAAAGATGAGTTCAGCTTTGGAAACAGGGGAGTAGACAGGGAAATGAATCAGCTTGAAGGTGAGAAAGTTGGAGATGGGAAGTCTAAAACAATGCCACCAGCAAGTGTCATGACAAGGCTTATATTGATCATGGTGTGGAGAAAGCTTATCAGAAACCCCAACACCTACTCTAGTCTAATTGGCCTCATTTGGTCTCTTGTTTCTTTCAG GTGGAACATTGAGATGCCTGCCATCATAGCAAAGTCTATTTCAATTCTGTCAGATGCAGGGCTTGGCATGGCCATGTTCAGTCTTG GTCTGTTCATGGCTTTGCAACCGAGGATCATAGCATGTGGGAATTCCATTGCAACTTTTGCCATGGCTGTGAGATTCCTTACAGGTCCAGCTGTCATGGCAGCTGCTTCCATTGCTGTTGGACTCAAAGGAACACTCTTACACGTTGCTATTGTTCAG GCAGCTCTACCCCAAGGAATTGTTCCATTTGTCTTTGCCAAGGAATATAATGTACATCCTGATATTCTCAGCACAGC TGTCATTTTTGGGATGCTCATTGCTTTGCCCATTACTCTAGTGTACTACATCTTGTTGGGGTTATGA
- the LOC130738789 gene encoding protein C2-DOMAIN ABA-RELATED 4-like isoform X1 has translation MIFYYRLCYYYNHNIKREERKKEMEDSTPKSLMENLLGLLRVRVKRGVNLAVRDVRSSDPYVVVKMYNQKLKTRVIKKDVNPEWNEDLTLSVIDPHHSVLLTVYDHDTFSKDDKMGDAEFEIFPYIEALKMNVTGLPNGTVIKRIQPSKENCLADESCIYYNSGKIIQDMILRLRHVECGEVEISLHWIDLPGSKGL, from the exons atgattttttattacaggttatgttattattataatcataatataaagagggaagaaagaaagaaagaaatggaAGATTCAACACCAAAGTCTCTGATGGAGAACCTGCTAGGCCTTCTCAGGGTTCGTGTTAAGCGTGGCGTCAACCTTGCTGTTCGTGATGTTCGTAGCAGTGACCCTTATGTTGTTGTTAAGATGTACAATCag AAACTTAAGACTCGTGTGATTAAGAAGGATGTTAATCCTGAGTGGAATGAAGACCTTACCCTTTCTGTCATAGATCCTCATCACTCCGTTTTGCTG ACTGTGTATGACCATGACACTTTTAGCAAAGATGACAAAATGGGAGATGCGGAATTTGAAATCTTTCCCTATATAGAAGCCTTGAAGATGAACGTAACTGGCCTTCCCAACGGCACCGTGATCAAGAGAATACAACCAAGCAAGGAGAATTGCTTGGCGGACGAGAGCTGTATCTATTATAACAGCGGCAAAATTATCCAAGACATGATCCTCAGATTGCGACATGTCGAATGTGGTGAAGTGGAAATCTCGTTGCACTGGATTGATCTTCCCGGTTCTAAGGGTTTATGA
- the LOC130738789 gene encoding protein C2-DOMAIN ABA-RELATED 4-like isoform X2: MEDSTPKSLMENLLGLLRVRVKRGVNLAVRDVRSSDPYVVVKMYNQKLKTRVIKKDVNPEWNEDLTLSVIDPHHSVLLTVYDHDTFSKDDKMGDAEFEIFPYIEALKMNVTGLPNGTVIKRIQPSKENCLADESCIYYNSGKIIQDMILRLRHVECGEVEISLHWIDLPGSKGL, translated from the exons atggaAGATTCAACACCAAAGTCTCTGATGGAGAACCTGCTAGGCCTTCTCAGGGTTCGTGTTAAGCGTGGCGTCAACCTTGCTGTTCGTGATGTTCGTAGCAGTGACCCTTATGTTGTTGTTAAGATGTACAATCag AAACTTAAGACTCGTGTGATTAAGAAGGATGTTAATCCTGAGTGGAATGAAGACCTTACCCTTTCTGTCATAGATCCTCATCACTCCGTTTTGCTG ACTGTGTATGACCATGACACTTTTAGCAAAGATGACAAAATGGGAGATGCGGAATTTGAAATCTTTCCCTATATAGAAGCCTTGAAGATGAACGTAACTGGCCTTCCCAACGGCACCGTGATCAAGAGAATACAACCAAGCAAGGAGAATTGCTTGGCGGACGAGAGCTGTATCTATTATAACAGCGGCAAAATTATCCAAGACATGATCCTCAGATTGCGACATGTCGAATGTGGTGAAGTGGAAATCTCGTTGCACTGGATTGATCTTCCCGGTTCTAAGGGTTTATGA
- the LOC130738791 gene encoding translocon at the outer membrane of chloroplasts 64-like, which produces MASQSTNLWVLLGLGLAGIFLMTRKLKKRSIKQDFGAFIHKLLLLPPPQPAPPKAPHPLTSLNFAVSDLFDIDGHVTTFGHPEWARTHEAASQTSPVVSALVEGGATCIGTTVVDELAYGISGENKQYGTPTNPAVPARVPGGSSSGAAVAVASNLVDFALGIDTIGGVRLPAGFCGILGFRPSYGAVSHIGIIPVSKSLETVGWFARDPNILRRVGHILLQAPFVVQRSPRQIIIADDCFQQLNVPLDRSSQVVIQSTEKLFGRQVLKHINLEEFLCNKLPSLKKLSSQQQNGELKAPSLKSLAKIMQFLQRHEFRLTHEEWMSIVKPELHPAVSADLQEKFEVSDVDVENYRSVRNEMRDAVNSLLKDEGILVIPTVANPPPKLGGKEIISEDYRSNALSLLSIASISGCCQVAIPFGFYDKCPVSVSLIARQGGDRFLLDTLQTMYSTIQEQVEIAAETKLSRNVITQEQSAEIAKEKGNQAYKDKQWQKAIGFYTEAIKLSGNNATYYNNRAQAFLELGSYLQAEADCTNAISIDKKNVKAYFRRGRAREMLGYYKDAIDDFKYALVLEPTNKMAASAAERLRKLFR; this is translated from the exons ATGGCGTCTCAATCTACCAATCTATGGGTCTTGTTGGGACTTGGTTTGGCTGGAATCTTCCTCATGACCAGAAAGCTCAAGAAGCGTTCAATCAAGCAAGACTTTGGTGCTTTCATCCACAAGCTTctgcttcttcctcctcctcaacCTGCTCCTCCCAAAGCTCCTCACCCTCTCACTTCCCTCAACTTCGCCGTCTCTGACCT ATTTGACATAGATGGACATGTGACCACGTTTGGGCATCCAGAGTGGGCAAGGACGCATGAAGCTGCTTCCCAGACATCACCTGTGGTTTCTGCTCTGGTTGAAGGAGGTGCAACCTGCATTGGGACAACTGTTGTGGATGAACTGGCATATGG TATTAGTGGTGAAAATAAACAGTATGGAACACCAACTAATCCTGCTGTGCCTGCTCGGGTACCGGGTGGCTCCTCTAGTGGTGCTGCTGTGGCTGTTGCTTCTAATTTAGTTGACTTTGCACTAG GTATTGATACCATCGGAGGGGTGAGACTACCGGCCGGATTTTGTGGCATTTTGGGATTTCGGCCTTCATATGGGGCTGTTTCTCATATTGGAATCATACCTGTTTCGAAAAGTCTGGAGACTGTTG GTTGGTTTGCTAGGGATCCTAATATTTTGCGACGTGTTGGACATATACTTCTCCAAGCACCATTTGTAGTTCAACGCAGTCCTCGTCAAATAATTATAGCTGATGATTGTTTTCAACAGTTGAATGTTCCTCTTGATAGGAGTTCTCAGGTGGTGATCCAATCCACTGAGAAGCTTTTTGGAA GACAAGTATTGAAGCATATAAATCTTGAGGAGTTTTTATGTAATAAACTTCCTAGTTTGAAAAAACTCTCTAGTCAGCAACAAAATGGTGAACTGAAAGCTCCTTCATTGAAGTCACTTGCAAAAATCATGCAGTTTCTGCAAAG GCATGAATTTAGACTCACACATGAGGAGTGGATGAGTATAGTAAAGCCTGAGCTTCATCCAGCTGTCTCAGCAGATCTGCAAGAAAAGTTTGAGGTTTCTGATGTAGATGTTGAGAACTATAGATCTGTTAGAAATGAGATGCGTGATGCTGTCAATTCTCTTTTGAAG GATGAAGGAATATTGGTCATCCCAACTGTAGCTAATCCTCCTCCAAAATTGGGAGGGAAGGAGATCATATCAGAGGACTATCGGAGCAATGCATTAAGTCTGCTGAGTATTGCAAGCATATCTGGTTGCTGTCAG GTCGCAATACCATTTGGATTTTATGACAAGTGTCCAGTTTCAGTGTCCTTGATAGCCCGGCAAGGTGGTGATCGTTTTCTACTGGACACACTACAGACCATGTATTCAACTATCCAGGAGCAGGTTGAAATTGCTGCTGAAACTAAACTGTCAAGAAATGTTATTACTCAAGAACAATCTGCTGAAATTGCCAAAGAGAAG GGAAACCAAGCCTACAAAGATAAGCAGTGGCAGAAAGCTATTGGATTTTATACAGAAGCTATCAAACTTAGTGGCAATAATGCAACATACTACAATAACAGAGCTCAAGCATTCCTAGAACTTGGGAG TTATCTCCAAGCAGAGGCAGATTGCACAAATGCAATTAGCATCGACAAAAAG AATGTGAAAGCCTATTTTCGTAGAGGTAGAGCAAGAGAGATGCTAGGCTACTACAAGGATGCAATTGATG ATTTTAAATACGCCCTTGTACTTGAGCCGACCAACAAAATGGCAGCCTCAGCTGCTGAAAGATTGAGGAAGCTATTCCGGTAG